A region from the Triticum urartu cultivar G1812 chromosome 1, Tu2.1, whole genome shotgun sequence genome encodes:
- the LOC125524558 gene encoding probable flavin-containing monooxygenase 1, giving the protein MEKKRVAIIGAGVSGLTACKHALEHGFRPVLFETDADAIGGVWAHTLASTRLQTPRPYYQFTDFPWPPGVSDLYPNHNQVMDYLGSYARHFGVLECIRFGSRVAALEYSSDVNEGEMMTWDQWAGNGEAFGSGRGEWSLTVHRGNHLEIHVADFVVLCLGRFSGRPNIPAFPLGKGPEAFDGTVIHSMDFSNMDDAKATQLIKGKLVTVIGYQKSALDVATRCANVNGPMYPCTMICRTKRWIIPGYHAWGVPISFFYLNRFSQLLIHKPGEGLLLGLLATLLSPLRWLFSRFVESYYRWVVPMKKYGMVPDHSFFDAMSSCMVVLLPDKFYNNVDQGSIVLKKGKEMSFCRQGLVVEGESSTIKSDVVIFATGYRGDEKMRDIFMSPMFKDIVAGLPSSIVPHFRQCVHPRIPQLAIIGYCENVSNLHAFELRSKWLAHFLHGSFCLPSIRSMEENIIEWDKYMKRYASTQFRRSCIAQVHILCNDQLCQDMGINHKRKNGFLADWVLPYGPADYGGINRRNN; this is encoded by the exons ATGGAGAAGAAGCGGGTGGCCATCATCGGAGCCGGTGTGAGCGGCCTCACTGCATGCAAGCACGCGTTGGAGCATGGCTTCCGTCCTGTCCTGTTTGAGACCGACGCAGACGCCATCGGTGGTGTGTGGGCGCACACGCTCGCCTCAACGCGGCTTCAGACCCCACGGCCATATTACCAGTTCACCGACTTTCCGTGGCCACCGGGAGTGTCAGATTTGTACCCTAACCATAACCAGGTCATGGATTACCTGGGCTCGTATGCGCGCCACTTTGGCGTGCTAGAGTGCATCAGGTTTGGCAGCCGGGTTGCTGCTCTGGAGTACTCCAGTGATGTGAACGAGGGGGAGATGATGACGTGGGATCAGTGGGCCGGCAATGGTGAGGCATTCGGCAGCGGTCGGGGAGAGTGGAGCCTCACCGTGCATCGCGGGAACCACCTTGAG ATCCATGTGGCCGACTTTGTGGTTCTTTGTCTCGGAAGATTCAGTGGCAGGCCCAATATTCCCGCTTTCCCGCTGGGGAAAGGGCCAGAGGCCTTTGATGGCACGGTGATCCACTCCATGGATTTCTCCAACATGGACGATGCAAAGGCCACCCAACTCATCAAAGGCAAGCTCGTCACCGTCATCGGTTACCAAAAGTCTGCTCTGGACGTTGCCACACGATGCGCAAATGTGAATG GTCCGATGTATCCATGCACAATGATTTGTCGTACGAAGCGATGGATCATCCCGGGCTACCACGCATGGGGTGTCCCGATTTCTTTCTTCTACCTCAACCGGTTTTCTCAACTCCTAATTCACAAACCAGGAGAGGGGCTGCTCCTTGGCCTTCTGGCAACATTGTTATCACCGTTG AGGTGGTTGTTTTCCAGGTTTGTTGAGAGCTACTATAGATGGGTTGTACCCATGAAGAAGTACGGCATGGTGCCAGACCACAGCTTCTTCGATGCCATGAGCTCATGCATGGTTGTGTTGCTACCCGATAAGTTCTACAATAATGTCGACCAAGGCAGTATCGTTCTCAAGAAAGGAAAGGAAATGAGCTTCTGCAGACAAGGCCTTGTTGTAGAAGGCGAATCCTCGACAATAAAGAGCGACGTGGTGATATTTGCTACTGGGTACAGAGGTGACGAAAAGATGAGGGATATTTTCATGTCCCCCATGTTCAAAGACATTGTAGCAGGCTTGCCGTCTAGTATCGTTCCACATTTCAG GCAATGTGTCCATCCTAGGATCCCCCAGTTAGCCATCATCGGCTACTGCGAGAATGTGTCAAACCTGCATGCGTTCGAGCTACGGTCAAAGTGGTTGGCACACTTCCTTCACGGGAGCTTCTGTCTGCCTAGTATCCGATCTATGGAGGAGAATATAATCGAGTGGGATAAGTATATGAAACGGTACGCTTCAACCCAATTCCGTCGGTCGTGTATTGCACAGGTCCACATCCTGTGCAATGATCAGCTGTGTCAAGACATGGGGATTAATCACAAGAGGAAAAATGGATTCCTGGCAGATTGGGTGCTTCCTTATGGACCAGCAGATTACGGTGGCATCAACCGGCGGAATAACTGA